A single genomic interval of Pseudorasbora parva isolate DD20220531a chromosome 21, ASM2467924v1, whole genome shotgun sequence harbors:
- the lhpp gene encoding phospholysine phosphohistidine inorganic pyrophosphate phosphatase, which translates to MRRSVVSMAAGSRLECVRSVRGVVLDMCGVLYDSGEDGGHAIAGSVAAVQRLTDSGLIVRFCTNETQNTREKFVQKLRRMGFDISVSHVFSPAPALVRILRERQLRPHLLVHDDLMPEFDGLDTSSPNCVVIGDAADKFSYQNLNEAFRVLIGLEQPLLFSLGRGRFYKETDGLKLDVGVFMKALEYACEVQAEVVGKPSAAFFHTVLTDMSLQPHEAVMIGDDLVNDVGGAQSCGMKGIQVRTGKYRPSDEKHASVRADGYMDDLSAAVDAILTSSHR; encoded by the exons ATGCGCAGGAGTGTCGTCAGCATGGCCGCAGGGAGCAGACTGGAGTGTGTGAGGAGTGTGAGAGGAGTTGTTTTGGACATGTGTGGCGTCCTGTATGACAGCGGAGAGGACGGAGGACACGCCATAGCCGGCTCTGTGGCAGCGGTGCAGCG gctgACGGACTCCGGGCTGATTGTGCGCTTCTGCACTAATGAGACGCAGAACACGCGTGAGAAGTTCGTGCAGAAGCTGCGGAGGATGGGCTTCGACATCAGCGTCAGTCACGTGTTCTCGCCCGCGCCCGCGCTCGTGCGCATCCTCAGAGAGAGACAGCTGCGGCCACACCTGCTGGTGCACGACG atCTGATGCCAGAGTTCGATGGCCTGGACACCAGTTCTCCAAACTGTGTGGTGATTGGAGACGCTGCTGATAAATTCTCCTACCAGAACCTGAACGAGGCCTTCCGTGTTCTGATTGGCCTGGAGCAGCCGCTGCTGTTCTCGCTGGGCCGAGG acgCTTCTATAAGGAGACGGACGGCCTGAAGCTGGACGTGGGAGTCTTTATGAAGGCTCTGGAG TACGCCTGTGAGGTCCAGGCCGAGGTGGTGGGCAAGCCGTCCGCTGCCTTCTTCCACACCGTCCTCACAGACATGAGTCTGCAGCCGCacgag gctGTGATGATCGGGGACGATCTGGTCAATGATGTCGGCGGAGCTCAGAGCTGCGGGATGAAGGGCATTCAAGTCAGAACCGGCAaatacag GCCAAGCGACGAGAAGCACGCGAGTGTGAGAGCCGACGGATACATGG